A genomic stretch from Tachyglossus aculeatus isolate mTacAcu1 chromosome 19, mTacAcu1.pri, whole genome shotgun sequence includes:
- the LOC119940974 gene encoding olfactory receptor 2G3-like, giving the protein MPVMRNDSLGEGFMLMGFSDQPQLEMILFVVVLTSYLLTLVGNTIIIVVSHLDPRLHTPLYFFLSHLSFVDLCFTTSIVPQLLWNLWGPSKAITAVGCAIQLYVSLALGSAECVLLTIMAFDRYAAVCRPLHYKSIMHPRFCHALAAVAWISGLGNSVIQSTITLQIPRCGHQHLAHFICEVPALIKLACVDTKANEIQLFMATLVLLLLPMSLIMLSYGLIARTVLRIKSTQAWRKALGTCGSHLLVVTLFFGMTSVIYIQPNSSFSKTSGKFLTLFYTVVTPTLNPLIYTLRNKDMLGAVRRLLSKDCHWMET; this is encoded by the coding sequence ATGCCGGTGATGAGGAACGACAGTCTTGGAGAAGGTTTCATGCTAATGGGCTTCTCTGATCAGCCACAGCTAGAAATGATTTTGTTTGTGGTTGTCTTGACTTCCTATCTCCTGACCCTGGTGGGGAACACCATTATCATTGTGGTGTCACATCTGGACCCCAGGCTCCACACACCCCTATACTTCTTCCTCTCACATCTCTCCTTTGtggacctctgcttcaccaccagCATCGTCCCCCAACTATTATGGAACTTGTGGGGGCCATCTAAGGCCATCACTGCTGTCGGCTGTGCCATCCAGCTCtatgtctccctggccctgggcTCAGCTGAGTGCGTCCTCCTCACTATCATGGCTTTTGACCGCTACGCTGCTGTCTGTCGGCCCCTCCACTACAAGTCCATCATGCACCCACGGTTCTGCCATGCTCTGGCAGCTGTAGCATGGATTAGTGGTCTGGGCAACAGTGTGATTCAGAGTACCATCACTCTCCAGATTCCCCGCTGTGGGCACCAGCACCTTGCTCACTTTATCTGTGAAGTGCCTGCTCTGATCAAGCTGGCATGTGTGGACACAAAAGCCAATGAGATCCAGCTCTTCATGGCCACTTTGGTCCTGCTCCTTCTGCCCATGAGCCTGATCATGCTATCCTATGGGTTGATTGCCCGGACCGTGCTGAGAATCAAGTCAACCCAGGCCTGGCGGAAAGCCCTGGGCACTTGCGGGTCCCACTTGCTGGTGGTGACTCTCTTCTTCGGCATGACCTCTGTCATCTACATCCAGCCCAACAGCTCTTTCTCCAAGACTTCAGGAAAGTTTCTGACCCTCTTTTACACCGTGGTTACCCCCACACTCAATccactcatctacaccctgaggaacaaggacatgctgggggcagtgaggaggctgttgtcgAAAGACTGCCATTGGATGGAAACTTGA